A stretch of DNA from Fimbriimonadaceae bacterium:
CGCACTCCGACGTCACCCAGGCCGTGGGCAAGGTCGAACTGGACCTCGAAGCCGTCGATTTCGCCTCGCTCTCCGCTCACAAGTTCTATGGGCCGATGGGGGTCGGCGCGCTCTACCGTCGCGGAGCCCCGGCCCTCGAACCCCTGATCTACGGCGGCGGCCAGGAGGGTGGCCAGCGGGCCGGCACGCTCAACGTCCCGGGCATCGTGGGATTGGGAGCCGCGTGCGCCCTGGCCTTGGACGAGCGCCAGCAGGACTTCGACCACGCCTCGCACCTCCGGGCGCTGCTTCTGGACGAGTTGCAGGCCCTCGACGAGTGGCGCGCCGTGGAAGCTCCGAGCCAGAGCCCCTTCGTCCTCGCCCTCCTGTTCCACGGAACCGTGGGCGAAACGCTGGTGCTCGAGCTGGATCGGCAGGGCTTCTTCGCAAGCGCCGGCTCGGCGTGCAGCTCGGGAGAACCCCACTCCTGGGCCTCGCTCCGCGCGCTGGACGTCGACGAGTCGTGGGGACGCGGCGCGCTGAGAATCAGTTTTGGCCGTGCGAACACGACCGACTCGACCCGTGACCTCGCCGCCGCCCTCAGGAGCTCGGTTTCCAGTCTGAGGAGGCTCAAACAACACGCTTAGCCGTATCAATGCGAGGAATTGCGGGCACCTTGCAACGGTTGCCTGCGTAAATGCGTCTGAACAGAGTGTTGGCACACAACATGCCGTGAAGACGTGAGTTGCCGGGATGCCGGAGGCACCATGTGGGGTCTCGCTTGACAGGAATAGGTTCGGGTGTTAGTCTAAACAGGTTTAGCAACCACTTGGTCCAGTCCTACGCTACCCCAAGAATCACGCTTCAGTCATGGGATTGGCCCGAATCGACGGCGATCAAGGCTCTTCCGAGGACCGCAACGAGGCGGGATGCCTGCGCGGTATTGGAGGACGATTTAGAGAATGGCAGGAGAAAACGGATTGGCTACGCAACCGCGTAGAGGGCGGGCGATTACGGTCAGGGCACCTGGCCGACACGCCTTCATGGATGGCGCCCCGAACCCAGCCGCCGAGGAGCAGGAGCCCGCTGAAGAGGAGCTTCTAGAATCCGAGGAGGACGAGGAAGAGGAAGAACGTCCCACATCCGACGACTCGGAAGAGCTCGAGATGTGGATGCGGCAGACGCGCCGCGCCTCCCTTCTGACCCCCGAGCAGGAAGTGCACCTCGCCATGCTCGTCCAGGCGACGGAGTTCGCCCTCAAGGGCAAGCACCCCGAGCTGATCAAGCTGCTTCGCCGAGGCGAGATGGCCAAGTTCGGGCACCCCGAGGAGATCACCCAGCCGCTGCTGAACTACCTGTACAGCGAGGGCGAAGAGGCGAAGAAGCACCTGATCGAGTCCAACCTGCGGCTGGTCGTGTCGATCGCGAAGAAGTACAACGCGCGCGGCATCCCTCTCGCGGACCTCATCCAGGAGGGCAACCTGGGCCTGATTCGGGCGGTTGAGAAGTTCGACTGGAGCAAGGGTTTCCGCTTTTCGACGTACGCGACGTGGTGGATTCGACGCGCCATCGCGCGCGCGATCATCAACCAGGGCCGGACCATCCGCATTCCCGTCTACGTCGCCGAACTGATCAACAAGGTCGTCAAGACCGCGAGCCGCCTCCAGCAGGAGCTTCAGCGCGAAGCCACCGAGGAGGAGATCTCCCGCGAGGTGGGTCTCTCCGTGGACCGCGTTCGCGAGATGATGCGCGTGGCCGTGGAACCGATTTCGCTCGAGACTCCCGTGGGAGAGAAGGACAACTCGTCCATCGGCGACTTCGTGCACTCGACGAACATGCCGAACCCGGGCGACGTGACCGTCACCCTGATTCGGCGCGAAGAGATCGACGGCATCCTGGGAAGGCTCACGTCCCGGGAGCGCGACGTCGTGCGCCTCCGCTTCGGATTGGACGACGGGCGCGCCCGAACGCTCGAAGAGGTCGGCACCGAGCTCAACGTGACGCGCGAGCGGGTTCGCCAGATCGAACTTCGCGCGATGAAGAAGCTGCGCCACATCGGCCAAGAGCTCTCGTCGCAAGGGTTCACGATCACGCCTAGCCCGAATTAGTCCTTCGTTTTTGGTCCTTGGTCCTTGGGCGCTCCCCCAAGGACCAAGGGCCAAGGACTAAGAACCAACCCCAGTTGGTCGTGGAACGATTCCCAGTCCCACACGTTGGTCGGCTGCAGCATCGCCTGACGGATCACGGTGGTGGGATCGACCAGGGCGGGGCCGCATGGGATGCTGGCTTGGAGGAGCAGCGCGCGCTTGCCGAGCAGCAGGGCGCAGCCGCACACCTTCACGCCGGTTCGCTCGTCGACGATGTCGTTGGGCGAGACGTGCGTGAAACAGTCCGCCGTGGCACCACCCTTCCCCGCGAACCGGGTCCGCTCTCCCAAAGCCGCGGCGACGCCGCAGGCGCGGAGGGCAGCAATGATCGGGGCCGCCACCCAGCGGTAGGCGACCTTCAGCTCGCGCGGACCGGCCCCAGCCAGCGCCAGCGGGGCCGCCAGGCCCACCGTGAGGTCGTGGCCGTGCAACACGGCCTTCCCACCCGTCGGCCGCATCACCCAAGGAGTGGCTTTCGGGTCCAGCAAGTCTCGCTCCGGCCGCTGAAATCGGCCGAGGCTCACCCACGGCCCGTCCCACCGGTAGACGCGGCAACCCGGCGCCCCGACACCTTCCGCCCGTTCAAAGAGCGCTCGGTCCCGATCCATGTTCGTGCGCCCATCGAGAGGACCATCCTCGACGACCTCGATCACTTCACCGTCACCGTCGCGGTCGCCATGCGATGGTCCGAGCTGTGGGACTTGTGCGAGCCCGCCGCAACCACCCCCATCCCGCGCCGCACCCAAATCTGGTCCACGCGAACGACCGGCGTGTCGTTCGTGCCGGTCGCGCCCCATCCCCTGCCCGCTTCCTCGAAGGTGTCCACGAAGCCCGCGCGAAGCAGGGCCTCGATCGTGCGGTCCGGGGGGGAGTTGAAGTCCCCGCCCACGATCAGCGGAGCGTCTGGGGGCAATCGCCTCAGATAGGACACGATCTCCGCCAACTCTTTGGTCCGCGAACGCTTGTCGCGCGCGTATGCGGCCCAGCACTCCGGATTCCAGTAGTCGAACCGCAACACGGGCGGGCTCAGACGGAGACTGACCACGTAGACGGGAGAGGGGTCCTTGGGACGGGTCCACTTCGCCGCCACGAAGTTGCTCGTCTTCGCGGGAAGCTCCAGCGCCTCGAGCTTCCCCTGGGCAAAGATCGAGGCGTCGAGGCCGGTGACCACGCCCCATCCCTCTTTGCCCCAAACCGTCTCGGCAAGCTGCCGCACCAGCGCCGGGTAGGGCGATTCCTGCAGCAGCACCAACGTGTCCGGCTGGCTGATGGCCTCGACCAGAGCCGCCCCACTCCCCGCCTCGCAGTTGAGGGACGCCACCGAGATCGCGTTCGCGGGCGTCTCGGGCGAAGGCAGAACGGACCGAAGAAGAGGTTTCGCCTCGTCCACGAACACAATCGCGAAAGCGAGCCAGACGACCAACGGGATGAACCCGTGAAGCCGAGACCTTCGGAACGCCCAGAGCGTGGTGACCAGAGCGAGCGGAAGCCAAACCCAAGCCGGCCAGACCGTCAACGCGTAAAGCCCCTCGGGTTCGAGGGCATAGACCGCGGACAACGCGCCGGCAACCAGGACCGAGAGCCACGCGGCGATCAGACCGGAACGCGACGGCGCACGGGCAGGCGTCTTCGAGGGCGTCGCCCGCTTCTTGGCCGGTTTCGCTCGCGATGCCATGGACGATTATGGTCCCTCGAGGGACCACGGACCAAGAACCAACAACGACCCTTAGACTCTGGCGACGGGCTCGCGCTGGGGGCGCCAACGGACGTCGAGGTCCTTCACGGCCTTCGTTTCGTCGAGTCGGCCCACGATCTGCGTTGTCGGTGCGTCATGAAGGAGGTCTGGGTTGTCCTGCGCTTCCCCGCAGATCGCGATCAGCGCGTCGCAGAACGCGTCCAACGTCTCCTTGCACTCCGTCTCGGTCGGCTCGATCATCAAGCACTCCGGCACAATGAGCGGGAAGTAGTTCGTGGGCGGATGGAACCCGTAGTCGATCAGCCGCTTGCTGATATCGAGCGCCCGAACTCCGTTCTCCTTCTTGTAGCGCGACGCGGTCAGCACGCACTCGTGCATGCAGTGGCGATCGTTGGCGGGCGGCAAGACCTCTTTCAAACGCGCCTGAACGTAGTTCGCGTTGAGCACGGCGTACCGGGCGATGTCGGGAAGATACTCGCGCCCCATGGCCAACAGGTAGGTGAGGGCGCGGACCGCCATCAGCGAATTGCCCCAGAACGTGGAGACGCGGCCGATGGAGAGCGGGCGGTCTTCGTCTACGACGACTTCGCGCGCGCTTCCCTTCCCTTCGGCGAACCGCAGCACCGGCGCGGGAAGGAACGGTTCCAAGTGGCTCTTCACGCCGATGGCGCCACAACCCGGACCGCCGCCGCCGTGGGGCGTCGTGAAGGTCTTGTGCAGGTTGAGGTGCATGCAATCGAAGCCCTGATCGCCGGGACGCGTGATCCCGACCATGGCGTTGAAGTTCGCACCGTCGCAAAAGACCTGGCCTCCCGCCGCGTGCACCATCTCGCACACTTTGGCGATGTTGGGCTCGAAGAGACCGAGCGTGGAGGGGTTGGTCACCATGAACGCGGCGACGGTTCCATCGAGCTGCGCGGCCAGGGAGTCGAGGTCCATATCCCCGTTCTCCGCGGTGTCCACGTGCCGCACCTCGTACCCGCAGCGAGCGGCCGAGGCGGGGTTGGTGCCGTGGGCCGAGTCGGGCACCAGCACCACGCGCCGCTGCTTCCCTTCGCCGCGGGACTCGTGGTAGGCCTTGATCAGCATCAGGCACGTCAGCTCGCCATGCGCGCCCGCGACCGGTTGCATCGTGATGGCGTGGAATCCCGTCAGCTCGCTGAGAATCTCCTCCACTTCGGCGATGACGGCGAGGAACCCCTTGGCCGTATCCGCGGGCTGGAGCGGGTGGACGTGGGTGAACCCGGCGAGCCCGGCGGTGCGCTCGTTGATCTTCGGGTTGTACTTCATCGTGCACGAGCCCAGCGGATAGAAGCCGGTCTCGATGCCGTAGTTGATCTGGCTGAGGTTGGTGAAGTGGCGAATCAGGTCCAGCTCCCCAATCTCGGGCAGATTCAGCTCGCGCCTCAACTCGCCGACCGTCGATCTTAGATCGACCTCGGGCGTGTCGGCTTTCGGCACGTTGCATCCGATGCGGCCGGGACGCGATTTCTCGAAGATCAGGGTGGGGGTGGGAACGGTTCGGGTAGGCATGGGCTTACGAAAGGGCGGTTGCGAGTTTGGCGGCGTAGTCGTCGATCTGGGCACGCGTTCGCGTTTCCGTGACGGCGACCAAGAGACAGTCGGCCAGTTCGGGGTAGTGCTGCCCCAGTGGAAGGCCGGCCAGGATGCCCTGGTCCAGCAATCGCTGCTGCACTTCCACGGGGTCCTTGGGAAGGCGAAGCGTGAACTCGCCGAACACCTTGCCGGGGAACCGAAGGCTGGCTCCCGAGTCGGTGAGTCTGGAGATGGCGTACTGCGTGTTGCGCACGGTGCTCTCGGCGACCTGGACCATGCCGTTCTTGCCGAGCGCGCTCATGTAGATCGTCGCGCTCAAGGCCATGAGGGCCTGGTTGGTGCAGATGTTGGACGTGGCCTTCTCCCGCCGGATGTCCTGCTCCCTCGTGCGGAGCGTCATCACGTAGCCGGAGTTGCCGTCGTGGTCCTCGGTGCGTCCCACAATTCGGCCCGGGAGTCGCCTCACGTGCTCCTGGCGGCAAGCGAAAAGTCCAAGTGCGGGGCCCCCGAAACCCATCGCAATGCCGAGCGGCTGCCCCTCGCCCACCACGATGTCCGCCCCGTACTCTCCGGGGGGTTTCAAGAGCGCGCAAGAGGTCGGATCCGCGATCACGACGAGCAACGCGCCGACTCCATCGGCCGCCGCGCGCGCCGCCGCCAGGTCCTCGATGCCGCCGAAGAAGTTCGGAGACTGCACCAACACGCACGCGATCTCTTGGTCGAGCTGGCTGTACTCCTTCGTGAAACCGTCCGTCGCCGGCAGTTCGACGACCTCGAGGTCCATCGACCAACAGTAGGTGTGGAGCACTTGGCGGTAGTGCGGGTGCACGGACTTGCCCACCGCGACCTTGCTCCTGCCCGTCGAGGCGCAGGCGAGCAACGCCGCTTCGGCCGCCGCGGTCGACCCGTCGTACATCGACGCGTTGGCCACGTCCATGCCGTAAAGGTCGGCGATCATCGTCTGGAACTCGTAGATCGTCTGGAGGTAGCCCTGCGATAGCTCCGGCTGGTACGGCGTGTAGGCCGTGAGGAACTCGCCGCGGGAGATCAGCGCGCCGACGCTCGCGGGGATGTACCGGTCGTAGATGCCGGCGCCCAGAAAGCACGCCAGGTCGCTGACCGAGTTCTTGTTCCGTCGGGAGAGTTCGAATAGGCGCCCGAGCAGACGATGCTCGTCCAACGACGGCGGCACGTCGAGCGGCCCCTTGATCCTCAGTTCCTGAGGGATGTCGGCGAAGAGATCTTCGATCGAGCCGACGCCGATCGTCGCCAGCATCTCCTCGCGGTCGGCTTCGGTGTGCGGAATGTAGGGCACGGAATCAGCCTCCGATTTCCTGCTTGTAGGCCTCGGCGTCGAGCAGGGATTCGGCTTGCGAGGAGTCGCTCACGCGCAACTTGACGATCCAACCGTCGCCGTACGGATCGCTGTTGAGAAGCTCGGACTGGGCGCCAAGGGCGGGATTGACCTCGACGACTTCGCCGGACAGCGGAGCGTAGGCGTCCGACACGGTCTTGACGCTCTCCACCGATCCCAGCGAGTCCCCTTTGCCGAGCACCCGGCCGGGCGTTGGCACATCCACGAAGACGATGTCTCCGAGTTCGGATTGGGCAAAGTCGGTGATGCCGATCGTGGCGATGTCGCCTTCGAGGCGAACCCATTCATGGGTCTTGGTGTACTTGAGTTCGGAAGGTACGTTCACGGATTCTCTCCGTGGTCGATTCTACCTGTGTGGGAGGGGTTCGGGAGAGCTTTCCCAGCTCGTGCGCGGGGGTCATTTTCGAGGACGGGTACCGTCACTCCATGCTTCGCGTGCAGTTCGTCACCCTCTTTCCGGACATGGTGCTCCAGGCCGTGGGCCACAGCATGCTTCGACGGGCGTCCGACGCGGGAAGGGTCTCCTTCGAAACGGCCGATCCGCGCGCGTTCACCCACGACAAGCACCGGACCGTGGACGACAAGCCCTTTGCCGGCGGCCCTGGGATGCTCCTCAAGCCGGAGCCGGTGGCGCAGGCCATCGAGTCTCTGGGCGTCGAGGGAGCCGCGGTCGTCTTCACCGAGCCGACGGGCACGCGCTTCGAACAAAGACATGCGCTTGAACTCTCGAAACTTCCGCGGGTCATGTTCGTGTGCGGACACTACGAGGGCATCGACGAACGCGTCCGAACGAGCTACGCGACCCATGCGTTCAGCCTCGGGGACTTCGTCCTCACGGGGGGCGAACTCCCCGCCCTCGTCATGGCCGACGCGATCGTGAGGCTGGTTCCGGGCGTCCTGGGTTCGGAAGAGAGCCTGGCGATCGATTCTCATGCGGACGGCCTGCTGAGCGCCCCCCAGTTCACTCGGCCGGAGGTCTGGAGGGACCTCGAGGTGCCGGGCGTGCTCCTCTCGGGCGACCATCGGGCCGTCGCGCGATGGAAGCGGCAGTGGGCCCTTCGGCTGACGCGGGACGTGCGCCCCGATCTTTTCTGCCGCGCAACGCTGGAGAAAGCGGATCTTGATCTGCTATCATCTTAGGTTCGTGCGCGACAGGCCCGTTTGGGTGTTCGCCACCAGGGACAGAAGCGATGTCGAAAGCTGCCATTCTCGAAAGTGTTGTTCAGGACTGCATGAAGGACGATTTGCCGGTTTTCAAACCCGGCGACACCGTGCGCGCCCACGTCAAAGTGCGTGAGGGCGGCAAGGAGCGGATCCAGATCTTCGAGGGCACCTGCATCGCCGTCAAGCACGGCGGGATCGCCAAGACGATCACGCTTCGCAAGGTCAGCAACAGCGTCGGCGTCGAGCGGACGTTCCCCGTCCACTCCCCGAACGTGGCCAAATTCGAGATTCTTCGCCGGGGCCGCGTGCGCCGCGCCAAGCTGTACTACCTTCGCGACAAGGTCGGCAAGGCCGCGCGCATCAAAGAGCGTCGATAAGTCGTGCTTCACCTTTGGGCCCAAGCCGAAGCGCCCGGAGGGTTTGCCGACACGATCGACAAACTCGCGCGGACTCCCATCAGTGAGATCGTCATCTTCGCGTTGGCCGCGACGGTCGCGCGCATCCTCCTGCACCTGTACATCCGCCGAGTTCCTCCCCACATGCGCAGCGGCCCCTTTGCGATCGCCAAGTTCGGCAACGAGGCGTTCGACGCGATCATCTACGCGCTGATCTTTGTCTTCCTCGTCATCCGCCCCTTCGGAGTGCAGGCGTTCCGCATCCCTTCGGGTTCGATGCTGGAAACGCTCCAGATCAACGACTTCATCGTGGCGAACAAGGCGATCTACCGCTATTCCGATCCCAAACCGGGCGACATCGTCGTCTTCAAACCGCCCACGCGCGCCCTGAGGGACCCCCACGTCGAGCAAGACTTCATCAAGCGGTGCGTCGGGGCGCCGGGCGACGTGGTCGAAGTGAAGGACGACGTGCTCTACCGGAACGGCAAGGCCGTAAACGAACCCTATGTGTCCTTCCTCAGGGAGTCCGGGGACTCGTACCGCCGGCTCTCCGATGAAGAGCGGCGAGAGCAAACCAAGATCGATTACAAGCTGGTGGAGTACCAGGGCAAGTACTGGCCGCTGTCGATCACGGGCGAGTTCGTGAACTCCGGTTTCGGGGTCCAACTGCCTCCCGAGTACATCGTGGACGACCCCCGGCTCATGAAGACCCTCCGCGACCTTCCGCCGGCGCCGATTCCAAAGGGCTTCTATCTGATGATGGGCGACAACCGCTACGGCTCGTACGACGGCCGCTTCTGGGGGCTCGTGCCTCGCGAGGACATCATCGGGCGTTCGGAGTTCATCTGGCTGCCTATCAGCCGCTGGCGCGTCACGCGCTAGGGATCGCTTCAAGGCCACGGTGGCGGCTCGGAGTTTCACGCAAGGAACGCAGGGGGCGCAAGGGGCGCAAAGGGGCCAGGGGTGGGCCTGGTGGGAATCGAACCCACGACCAAGCGGTTATGAGCCGCACGCTCTAACCTCTGAGCTACAGGCCCTGGTTCGCGGATGGTACCTGCCTCGGGTCGAGATCAGGGTCGAATCGTTCCTCTGAAGGGCAGATCCTTCCACGGCGAGGTGTCGAATCGAGAGCGCGGCCCCGGCGCCAGCAACTGAAGAGTCTCCCGCGACCTTCGTTCCGCCGCAGCGTCCCCGAAGGCCAATCCGGTCACGCGCCAGCCTTCGGGTCCCCGCCGCACCTGGATCTCCAACGCGTCCCGGTTGGGGGACTTCAGCCGAAGCGTCCGGGTCTCGCCGCCTCCGGGAAGCTCCACGATGTCCCCGTCCTTGGCGACGAGAGACGTATCCCCCTCCTTGCCGGCGATCAGGTCGAAGAACGGGGAGGCGCTGTCTCCCGCGAACAACTTGAGCACGTCGGGCTCGTGCCAACTTCCCTTGCTCTTCAAGACGTCCGCCTCCTGCAACGAGCCCAGCCGGTCCACGATGCTCCGGTTCTTGTCGCGGAGCCACAGGCCGCCATCGCCCCAAAAGTCCACCATCTCGATCCGCAAGGATCCCGATCCGTCCAGCCAGACTTCCGTGACGCGATCGGCCAGAAAGACGCCCTCGTTGGATTCGCGGGTCTCGCGGTAGATGCGGACGTGCCAGGCGCGGACGGTTCGCAGGTCGTGCAGCACCTCGAGGAGCAACGGCTCGGCCGATCGGTCGGGCTTTGCCCCCGCGGCCCAACCTGGGTGGGCCAGGATCATGACGAGGGCGGCTGCAAAGGTCTTCACCGGTGGGGTTTTACCCGCCGCAACTCGACGGGAACGTATAATCAAACCTCTTCATGGAGACCCCACCCAGCAACGGCGCTGCGACCCGACCCGAGGGAGGCGCCTTCTTTTCTTCGACCCCTCGGAAGATCTTCACCGTTGCCGACTTCTCCGCCGACGAGCGACTGATGATCGAGACGGCGGAACAGTTCAGCCGCAAAGAGATCCTCCCGCTCGCCGAAGCGCTCGACAAGCAGCAGGACGGCCTCATGCCCAGCCTCATCCGCAAGGCCGGCGAACTCGGGTTCTGCGGCGTGGACGCGCCGGAGGCTCACGGCGGCCTCGGCCTCAGCAAGGCCGTCGCGGCTCGGATCATCGAGATGCTCAGCCTCAACGCTTCGTTCAGCGTCACGCTGGGCGTTACCAGCGGTATCGCCCAAATCGGCTTGGTGCTGTTCGGCACCGACGAGCAGAAGGCACGGTTCCTTCCACGGCTGACCTCGGGCGAGTGGATCGGGGCGTACTGCCTCTCCGAAACCGGCTCGGGCAGCGATGCCCTGGCCGCCTCCACGCGCGCCGACCGCGAGGGCGGCCAATACGTGCTCAACGGCACCAAGATGTGGATCTCCAACGCGAAGTGGGCCGACTTCTTCCTCGTCATGGCGAAGGCGGACGGCGAACGCTTCTCCGCCTTCCTCGTCGAGCGGGACACTCCGGGGCTTTCGGTATCGCGCGAAGAGCACAAGATGGGCCTCAAGGGCTCCTCCACGGCGCGCGTGGTGCTTGAAGACGCGCGCATTCCAGCCGGGAACCTCCTCCACGAGGAAGGGTTGGGGCACCACGTCGCGTTCAACGCCCTCAACATCGGCCGGTTCAAACTGTCCGCGATGTCCCTGGGACCGGCCCGCGATGCCATTCGGCTTGCCGCGGCCTACGCCCGCGAGCGGAAGCAGTTCGGCCAATCGATCTCGGAGTTCGGGCTGATCCGCCGCAAGTTCGCCGAGATGGCCGCGCGCTTCTATGCGGCCGAGTCGATGATCTACCGCACGGGCTCCTTGATCGACGGCGCCTTTGCAGCGCACGGAGGTTCCGTGGAAGGCAACCGCCGCGCCGCCGAGGAGTACGCGATCGAGTGCAGCGCGTGCAAGGTGTTTGCCACCGAGGCGGAGGCGTTCATCGTCGACGAGGCGCTCCAGTGCTACGGCGGCTACGGCTTCACTGAGGAGTTTCCCATCGCCCGCCACTACCGGGACGCGCGCGTCAGCCGCATCTACGAGGGCACGAACGAGATCAACCGCTTGTTCATCGCCTCTCGGATCGTGCGCAAGGCGCGGGAGCAAGGCGTGGCGGCGAGAAGCGTCGGAGACTCCTTTGTCTCCGAACTCGCGGGGAAGGCGATCGGACTTCCCCAGGACGACCAGGTCGTCCTGGGAGCCCAATCCGACCTCGTGCTACTTGCCTACGCCGAGCAGTCCGCCCGGCTGCGCGCGGCTCAAAACGGGGGCATGGAACAGCCGCTCTACGAGGCGTTCGCAAGTTGGGCCAACGTGCACGCGGCCGCGGCGTACCAGATGGCGACCGGAGATTCGGTCACGGTCCCCGCTTCCCCCGCCCACGATTGGGAAGCGATCTCCGACGCCGTGTACGAAAGCGGCGGCCCCCCGGTCTAGAGCCTTCGTGAGTCCCTCTCCCCCACAAACCACCAACCACAAACCACAACCTCCGAGAGGTATGCTAGTGCACCAGGTACTAGACGCTGGGCGGTCAACGAGGTCCCCACGGCGCACGCGGAAAAAGAAAGCCCGCGCGGCGCTTTTTTGTTTGGGAAGAGAGATTCGAACGGGCAGCTCGGTCCGTATCTTTCATAGGGGCGCGCCAGCGCGAGTACCGAGGAGAGAGAATGAACGCTAAGGAAGCCGTTGCCTTTGTCAAAGAGAACGAAGCGCAGATCATCGACATCCGGTTCACCGACTTGTTCGGGATGTGGCACCACTTCACCATCCCTGCCGTGGATTTCAGCGAGGACCTCTTTGAGGACGGGCTGGGATTCGACGGCTCGAGCATCCGCGGGTTCAAGAGCATCAACGAGAGCGACATGCTGCTTGTGCCGGATCCGACGACGCTCTTCATCGACCC
This window harbors:
- the lepB gene encoding signal peptidase I, whose translation is MLHLWAQAEAPGGFADTIDKLARTPISEIVIFALAATVARILLHLYIRRVPPHMRSGPFAIAKFGNEAFDAIIYALIFVFLVIRPFGVQAFRIPSGSMLETLQINDFIVANKAIYRYSDPKPGDIVVFKPPTRALRDPHVEQDFIKRCVGAPGDVVEVKDDVLYRNGKAVNEPYVSFLRESGDSYRRLSDEERREQTKIDYKLVEYQGKYWPLSITGEFVNSGFGVQLPPEYIVDDPRLMKTLRDLPPAPIPKGFYLMMGDNRYGSYDGRFWGLVPREDIIGRSEFIWLPISRWRVTR
- a CDS encoding cysteine desulfurase, which translates into the protein MTPSRDRYFDHAATTPVDPRVVREMLPYLGEAWGNPSSIHACGRRAKQAVEHARERVAELLGAEDPSEIVFTAGASEANNWVLEQFPTGAVGPFEHPSVAAVARKRGFSTLGNDGFALLPPESPVEMVSVMAVQNEVGARFDLAPLRNWAPVAHSDVTQAVGKVELDLEAVDFASLSAHKFYGPMGVGALYRRGAPALEPLIYGGGQEGGQRAGTLNVPGIVGLGAACALALDERQQDFDHASHLRALLLDELQALDEWRAVEAPSQSPFVLALLFHGTVGETLVLELDRQGFFASAGSACSSGEPHSWASLRALDVDESWGRGALRISFGRANTTDSTRDLAAALRSSVSSLRRLKQHA
- the gcvPB gene encoding aminomethyl-transferring glycine dehydrogenase subunit GcvPB — translated: MPTRTVPTPTLIFEKSRPGRIGCNVPKADTPEVDLRSTVGELRRELNLPEIGELDLIRHFTNLSQINYGIETGFYPLGSCTMKYNPKINERTAGLAGFTHVHPLQPADTAKGFLAVIAEVEEILSELTGFHAITMQPVAGAHGELTCLMLIKAYHESRGEGKQRRVVLVPDSAHGTNPASAARCGYEVRHVDTAENGDMDLDSLAAQLDGTVAAFMVTNPSTLGLFEPNIAKVCEMVHAAGGQVFCDGANFNAMVGITRPGDQGFDCMHLNLHKTFTTPHGGGGPGCGAIGVKSHLEPFLPAPVLRFAEGKGSAREVVVDEDRPLSIGRVSTFWGNSLMAVRALTYLLAMGREYLPDIARYAVLNANYVQARLKEVLPPANDRHCMHECVLTASRYKKENGVRALDISKRLIDYGFHPPTNYFPLIVPECLMIEPTETECKETLDAFCDALIAICGEAQDNPDLLHDAPTTQIVGRLDETKAVKDLDVRWRPQREPVARV
- a CDS encoding sigma-70 family RNA polymerase sigma factor, which gives rise to MDGAPNPAAEEQEPAEEELLESEEDEEEEERPTSDDSEELEMWMRQTRRASLLTPEQEVHLAMLVQATEFALKGKHPELIKLLRRGEMAKFGHPEEITQPLLNYLYSEGEEAKKHLIESNLRLVVSIAKKYNARGIPLADLIQEGNLGLIRAVEKFDWSKGFRFSTYATWWIRRAIARAIINQGRTIRIPVYVAELINKVVKTASRLQQELQREATEEEISREVGLSVDRVREMMRVAVEPISLETPVGEKDNSSIGDFVHSTNMPNPGDVTVTLIRREEIDGILGRLTSRERDVVRLRFGLDDGRARTLEEVGTELNVTRERVRQIELRAMKKLRHIGQELSSQGFTITPSPN
- the gcvH gene encoding glycine cleavage system protein GcvH; amino-acid sequence: MNVPSELKYTKTHEWVRLEGDIATIGITDFAQSELGDIVFVDVPTPGRVLGKGDSLGSVESVKTVSDAYAPLSGEVVEVNPALGAQSELLNSDPYGDGWIVKLRVSDSSQAESLLDAEAYKQEIGG
- the gcvPA gene encoding aminomethyl-transferring glycine dehydrogenase subunit GcvPA, producing the protein MPYIPHTEADREEMLATIGVGSIEDLFADIPQELRIKGPLDVPPSLDEHRLLGRLFELSRRNKNSVSDLACFLGAGIYDRYIPASVGALISRGEFLTAYTPYQPELSQGYLQTIYEFQTMIADLYGMDVANASMYDGSTAAAEAALLACASTGRSKVAVGKSVHPHYRQVLHTYCWSMDLEVVELPATDGFTKEYSQLDQEIACVLVQSPNFFGGIEDLAAARAAADGVGALLVVIADPTSCALLKPPGEYGADIVVGEGQPLGIAMGFGGPALGLFACRQEHVRRLPGRIVGRTEDHDGNSGYVMTLRTREQDIRREKATSNICTNQALMALSATIYMSALGKNGMVQVAESTVRNTQYAISRLTDSGASLRFPGKVFGEFTLRLPKDPVEVQQRLLDQGILAGLPLGQHYPELADCLLVAVTETRTRAQIDDYAAKLATALS
- the rplS gene encoding 50S ribosomal protein L19, which encodes MSKAAILESVVQDCMKDDLPVFKPGDTVRAHVKVREGGKERIQIFEGTCIAVKHGGIAKTITLRKVSNSVGVERTFPVHSPNVAKFEILRRGRVRRAKLYYLRDKVGKAARIKERR
- a CDS encoding endonuclease/exonuclease/phosphatase family protein, with amino-acid sequence MASRAKPAKKRATPSKTPARAPSRSGLIAAWLSVLVAGALSAVYALEPEGLYALTVWPAWVWLPLALVTTLWAFRRSRLHGFIPLVVWLAFAIVFVDEAKPLLRSVLPSPETPANAISVASLNCEAGSGAALVEAISQPDTLVLLQESPYPALVRQLAETVWGKEGWGVVTGLDASIFAQGKLEALELPAKTSNFVAAKWTRPKDPSPVYVVSLRLSPPVLRFDYWNPECWAAYARDKRSRTKELAEIVSYLRRLPPDAPLIVGGDFNSPPDRTIEALLRAGFVDTFEEAGRGWGATGTNDTPVVRVDQIWVRRGMGVVAAGSHKSHSSDHRMATATVTVK
- the trmD gene encoding tRNA (guanosine(37)-N1)-methyltransferase TrmD, with product MLRVQFVTLFPDMVLQAVGHSMLRRASDAGRVSFETADPRAFTHDKHRTVDDKPFAGGPGMLLKPEPVAQAIESLGVEGAAVVFTEPTGTRFEQRHALELSKLPRVMFVCGHYEGIDERVRTSYATHAFSLGDFVLTGGELPALVMADAIVRLVPGVLGSEESLAIDSHADGLLSAPQFTRPEVWRDLEVPGVLLSGDHRAVARWKRQWALRLTRDVRPDLFCRATLEKADLDLLSS